In Fusarium falciforme chromosome 10, complete sequence, a single genomic region encodes these proteins:
- a CDS encoding Actin-related protein, ARP1 class — protein sequence MADSLHNAPIVLDNGSGTIRAGFAGDDLPKCFFPSWVGRPKHLRVLAGALEGEVFIGQKAATELRGLLKIRYPLEHGIVTDWDDMERIWEYVYGEGLKTLSEEHPVLLTEPPLNPRSNRDTAAQILFETFNVPALHTSIQAVLSLYASGRTTGIVLDSGDGVSHAVPVYEGFAMPSSIRRIDVAGRDVTEYLQTLLRKSGYIFHTSAEKEVVRLIKESVSYVAHDPKKEERDWAGVKPNDSKFAEYVLPDGHKLKIGAERFRAPEILFDPEIIGLEYPGVHQIVVDAINRTDLDLRKSLYSNIVLSGGSTLTKGFGDRLLTELQRLAVKDMRIKIFAPPERKYSTWIGGSILAGLSTFRKMWVSIDDWHENPDIIHTKFT from the exons ATGGCTGATTCTCTGCACAATGCGCCTATAGTGCTGGACAACGGGTCGGGCACCATCCGAGCCGGTTTCGCAGGCGACGACCTCCCCAAGTGCTTCTTCCCATCATGGGTTGGCCGACCGAAGCATCTGAGAGTTCTTGCTGGTGCCCTCGAGGGCGAGGTGTTTATAGGACAAAAGGCGGCCACGGAGCTGCGGGGTCTTCTCAAGATTCGGTATCCGCTGGAGCACGGCATCGTCACCGACTGGGACGACATGGAGAGGATCTGGGAGTATGTGTACGGAGAAGGACTCAAGACTCTTAGTGAAGAG CATCCCGTTCTACTGACGGAACCTCCTCTGAACCCCCGGAGTAATCGCGACACCGCCGCCCAGATCCTGTTCGAGACATTCAACGTCCCCGCCCTCCACACCTCGATCCAAGCTGTGTTATCACTATACGCCAGTGGCCGTACGACGGGTATTGTTCTCGACTCGGGTGATGGTGTCTCGCACGCAGTGCCGGTTTACGAGGGTTTCGCTATGCCCAGCAGCATCCGCCGTATCGACGTTGCTGGCCGAGACGTAACGGAATATCTACAGACGCTCCTACGAAAGAGCGGATATATCTTCCATACGAGTGCTGAGAAGGAGGTTGTGAGATTGATCAAGGAGAGCGTTTCGTACGTTGCTCATGACccgaagaaggaggagagagatTGGGCTGGAGTGAAGCCCAATGATAGCAAGTTTGCTGAATATGTGCTCCCTGATGGCCACAAGCTCAAG ATTGGCGCGGAGCGGTTCAGAGCCCCTGAGATTTTGTTCGACCCCGAGATTATCGGTCTTGAATATCCCGGTGTCCACCAGATTGTCGTCGATGCGATCAACCGAACAGACCTGGACCTTCGAAAATCGCTCTACAGCAACATTGTGCTCTCAGGTGGTAGCACACTCACCAAAGGCTTCGGTGACCGTCTCTTGACGGAGCTGCAGAGACTGGCTGTCAAGGATATGAGGATAAAGATCTTTGCGCCGCCTGAGCGCAAGTACTCGACATGGATCGGAGGCAGCATTCTGGCTGGTCTGAGTACCTTCCGAAAG ATGTGGGTGAGCATCGATGACTGGCACGAGAACCCCGACATCATCCACACCAAGTTCACATAA
- a CDS encoding Mannan endo-1,6-alpha-mannosidase, producing the protein MKSFLSTGAAAALIASAGLVSAQSPYSIDTTDNIKRSAKQLAADLIEYYHGLDPGGIPGILPGPPPNGDYYWWEGGAMWGTYMDYWKCTGDATYNAKVIQAMQFQTGDDNDYQPGNVTLSLGNDDQGFWGMSAMLAAELKFPNPPEDRPGWLALAQAVFNTQAAPDRHDKTCNGGLRWQIPPTNNGYDYKNSIANGCFFNLGARLARYTGNTTYADWAEKTWDWVEGVGFLDPTSYKIYDGAHVGTNCTDINKAQFSYNAGVYLQGAAFMYNYTDGEKKWEQRLTKLVDSTLDNFFPDGIAVEIACENHGTCTTDMLSFKGYVHRWMSQATHLAPYISDKILPVLQTSAEAAIKQCTGGTTGRACGFKWASGKYDGKTGAGQEMNVLAAVSSLLMEHTDPPVTAKKGGISKGNPNAGSGSTTPGKHYKPITTADKAGAGILTFLVLSVACGLFGWMSMGK; encoded by the exons ATGAAGTCCTTTCTGTCAACCGGCGCCGCCGCTGCGCTCATCGCTTCCGCCGGCCTCGTCAGTGCTCAGTCGCCATACAGCATTGATACCACCG ATAACATCAAGAGGTCGGCCAAGCAACTCGCCGCCGACTTGATCGAGTACtatcatggccttgacccaGGCGGTATTCCTGGTATTCTCCCTGGTCCTCCTCCCAATGGTGACTACTACTGGTGGGAAGGCGGTGCCATGTGGGGGACGTATATGGATTACTGGAAGTGCACCGGCGATGCGACCTACAACGCAAAGGTAATCCAAGCCATGCAGTTCCAAACTGGTGACGATAACGACTACCAACCGGGCAACGTTACCTTGTCCCTCGGAAACGACGATCAAGGTTTCTGGGGAATGTCGGCCATGCTCGCTGCCGAGCTCAAGTTCCCCAACCCTCCAGAGGACAgacctggctggctggccctCGCCCAGGCTGTCTTCAACACCCAGGCAGCTCCCGACCGACACGACAAGACTTGCAATGGAGGTCTCCGATGGCAGATTCCTCCCACGAATAACGGTTATGACTACAAGAACA GCATTGCCAACGGCTGCTTCTTCAACCTTGGCGCTCGACTCGCTCGTTACACTGGCAACACCACATATGCCGACTGGGCCGAGAAGACGTGGGATTGGGTAGAGGGCGTGGGCTTCCTTGATCCCACCAGCTACAAGATTTATGACGGAGCTCACGTCGGAACCAACTGCACCGATATCAACAAGGCCCAGTTCTCTTACAACGCTGGTGTCTACCTGCAGGGTGCTGCTTTCATGTACAACTAT ACCGATGGTGAGAAGAAGTGGGAGCAACGCTTGACCAAGCTCGTCGATTCCACCCTCGATAACTTCTTCCCCGACGGCATTGCTGTCGAAATCGCCTGCGAAAACCACGGCACCTGCACCACCGATATGCTTTCGTTCAAGGGCTATGTCCACCGTTGGATGTCTCAAGCCACTCACCTCGCCCCTTACATCTCGGACAAGATTCTTCCCGTACTTCAAACTTCGGCTGAAGCAGCCATCAAGCAGTGCACCGGAGGTACCACCGGACGTGCCTGTGGTTTCAAGTGGGCATCGGGCAAGTATGACGGCAAGACGGGTGCTGGTCAGGAAATGAACGTCCTTGCCGCCGTGTCGTCGTTGCTCATGGAACACACCGATCCTCCCGTGACTGCTAAGAAGGGTGGTATCTCCAAGGGTAACCCCAACGCTGGCAGCGGAAGCACTACGCCTGGCAAGCACTACAAGCCAATTACTACAGCCGACAAGGCCGGCGCTGGTATTTTGACATTCCTTGTTCTGTCTGTTGCATGCGGCCTGTTTGGCTGGATGAGCATGGGCAAATAA